Proteins encoded by one window of Cloeon dipterum chromosome 2, ieCloDipt1.1, whole genome shotgun sequence:
- the LOC135938149 gene encoding transcriptional regulator ovo-like isoform X1 yields the protein MPKIYNTLTSMERGHRELTSIFKGASDDTLLFPLELPQIFERPPFNQPPATPSVESKPTSEVAKKDSLSGEEEQVNPDKTSPIKEDEKIPPPRKSQFQSGDKPKKKLVAQEILHRRSEEQGKKDHPRPSVIQKAPVIQRAPVVDAHRLALELPYVGPMQEYPIDCRVPKKPNNNEGKRPLSAFSKMGRTRSSPMCGGGGGGTLHFGGSGGGQGHIDAIGGGGGGCGGGVMGNGGGGGDMGCGNGRLNNYGTSSPPSASLPPFYESLKSNSYTMPIEIAGMSQGNPLHNFEEYRPKQYQQLQNCTYDLDPNDSSQELEIKASLERDPLPSMNLMNINNFPRYIENMIDDYHFTAHMNMTPLTDKNMIQEMQEVADLLLQRIPNADEPLSNDSMSSITSPMEPNVQPYPENQVLMQKDRLNNNVFNKLLSQNYNPPPKGSLTEVNQQLEIQVQLHTQQQLSNEGTNLLDVDGFHTVLTPTSLPSPVNSPENLRSCLNTPGPSSVSSSRRESSASISSLSAGILKDDPEGLIERTNLRLMLSQQLGIPINTPLEFVNGGHGIKNPLANHDRMTGSRGSATAAPADEEKSQSEEGTCRTFSCRVCSKSFGLQRLLNRHMKCHSDVKRYLCSFCCKGFNDTFDLKRHTRTHTGVRPYKCNLCEKSFTQRCSLESHCLKVHNEQHSYAYKERRSKMYVCEECGHTTGEPEVHYVHLKDLHPTSPSLLKFYDKRHFKFTNSNFASMLVMRS from the exons ATgcctaaaatttacaatacGTTGACCTCTATGGAAAGAGGGCACCGGGAGTTGAcgagcatttttaaaggtgcaTCGGATGATACGCTGCTATTTCCGCTAGAGCTACCGCAAATCTTCGAAAGGCCGCCGTTTAATCAACCCCCCGCAACACCATCAGTGGAATCAAAACCGACATCAGAGGTTGCGAAGAAGGATTCCCTATCAG GAGAAGAAGAGCAAGTCAACCCTGACAAAACATCCCCAATCAAGGAAGATGAAAAGATTCCTCCGCCTAGGAAATCACAATTCCAGTCCGGCGATAAaccgaaaaaaaaattggttgccCAAGAGATATTACACAGGAGATCAGAGGAGCAAGGGAAGAAAGACCACCCTCGCCCGTCCGTTATCCAGAAGGCACCCGTTATCCAGAGGGCACCCGTCGTGGACGCACACAGG CTAGCCCTGGAACTGCCATATGTCGGCCCAATGCAAGAATATCCCATCGACTGCCGCGTACCAAAGAAGCCGAATAATAATGAAGGAAAACGGCCTCTATCAGCATTTAGCAAAATGGGGCGGACACGCTCCAGCCCCATGTGTGGAGGGGGCGGGGGTGGAACGCTGCACTTCGGCGGCTCAGGTGGCGGTCAGGGTCACATTGACGCGATTGGTGGCGGCGGAGGGGGTTGCGGTGGCGGCGTCATGGGCAAcggaggcggcggtggagaCATGGGCTGCGGAAATGGACGGCTAAACAACTATGGGACTTCCAGTCCACCCTCGGCCAGCCTACCACCCTTCTATGAGTCGCTCAAGAGCAACAGCTATACGATGCCAATCGAAATCGCAGGCATGAGCCAAGGCAACCCTCTCCACAATTTTGAGGAGTATCGCCCCAAGCAGTATCAgcaattgcaaaattgcacCTACGATTTAGATCCAAACGACAGTAGCCAAGAATTAGAAATAAAG GCGTCACTAGAGAGAGATCCGCTACCttcaatgaatttaatgaacataaacaattttccacgCTACATAGAAAACATGATAGATGATTATCACTTCACAGCCCACATGAACATGACCCCCTTGACGGACAAAAACATGATACAAGAGATGCAGGAGGTTGCTGATTTGCTGCTACAACGCATTCCAAACGCAGATGAGCCGTTGTCCAATGACTCAATGTCATCCATAACTTCGCCCATGGAACCAAACGTACAGCCTTACCCTGAGAACCAAGTGCTAATGCAGAAGGATCGTCTCAACAACAACGTCTTCAACAAACTCCTCAGCCAGAACTACAATCCCCCTCCAAAGGGCAGCTTAACTGAAGTGAATCAGCAGCTGGAAATTCAGGTCCAGCTGCATACCCAGCAGCAACTATCCAACGAAGGAACCAACCTGTTAGACGTGGATGGTTTCCACACCGTACTGACGCCCACGTCCCTCCCCTCGCCTGTCAATAGTCCTGAGAACCTCAGAAGCTGTCTCAACACGCCTGGGCCCTCGAGCGTCAGCAGCAGTCGGCGAGAATCAAGTGCCTCAATTTCTTCTCTTTCTGCTGGAATCCTGAAAGACGATCCAGAAGGCCTGATTGAAAGG ACAAATTTGCGTCTTATGCTCTCTCAGCAGTTGGGGATTCCAATCAACACACCCCTAGAGTTCGTCAACGGCGGGCACGGAATCAAGAATCCTCTAGCCAACCACGACCGGATGACTGGCAGCAGGGGAAGCGCCACCGCGGCGCCGGCTGATGAAGAgaaaagccaatcagaggaGGGCACTTGTCGCACTTTCTCCTGCAGAGTCTGCTCCAAGAGCTTTGGTCTGCAGCGACTGCTCAACCGGCATATGAAGTGTCACAGCGACGTCAAGAGATACCTCTGCTCCTTCTGCTGCAAGGGCTTCAACGACACCTTTGACCTCAAGCGCCACACCCGCACCCACACAG GTGTACGGCCATACAAGTGCAACCTGTGCGAGAAGTCATTCACGCAAAGGTGCTCCCTAGAGTCGCACTGTTTGAAGGTTCACAACGAGCAGCACTCCTACGCCTATAAGGAGAGGCGATCAAAA ATGTACGTCTGCGAGGAGTGTGGACACACCACTGGCGAGCCTGAGGTGCACTACGTCCACCTCAAGGACCTACACCCAACCAGCCCGTCGCTGCTCAAGTTCTACGACAAACGTCACTTCAAGTTCACCAACAGCAACTTCGCCAGCATGCTGGTAATGCGATCTTAA
- the LOC135938149 gene encoding transcriptional regulator ovo-like isoform X2, protein MPKIYNTLTSMERGHRELTSIFKGASDDTLLFPLELPQIFERPPFNQPPATPSVESKPTSEVAKKDSLSGEEEQVNPDKTSPIKEDEKIPPPRKSQFQSGDKPKKKLVAQEILHRRSEEQGKKDHPRPSVIQKAPVIQRAPVVDAHRLALELPYVGPMQEYPIDCRVPKKPNNNEGKRPLSAFSKMGRTRSSPMCGGGGGGTLHFGGSGGGQGHIDAIGGGGGGCGGGVMGNGGGGGDMGCGNGRLNNYGTSSPPSASLPPFYESLKSNSYTMPIEIAGMSQGNPLHNFEEYRPKQYQQLQNCTYDLDPNDSSQELEIKASLERDPLPSMNLMNINNFPRYIENMIDDYHFTAHMNMTPLTDKNMIQEMQEVADLLLQRIPNADEPLSNDSMSSITSPMEPNVQPYPENQVLMQKDRLNNNVFNKLLSQNYNPPPKGSLTEVNQQLEIQVQLHTQQQLSNEGTNLLDVDGFHTVLTPTSLPSPVNSPENLRSCLNTPGPSSVSSSRRESSASISSLSAGILKDDPEGLIERQLGIPINTPLEFVNGGHGIKNPLANHDRMTGSRGSATAAPADEEKSQSEEGTCRTFSCRVCSKSFGLQRLLNRHMKCHSDVKRYLCSFCCKGFNDTFDLKRHTRTHTGVRPYKCNLCEKSFTQRCSLESHCLKVHNEQHSYAYKERRSKMYVCEECGHTTGEPEVHYVHLKDLHPTSPSLLKFYDKRHFKFTNSNFASMLVMRS, encoded by the exons ATgcctaaaatttacaatacGTTGACCTCTATGGAAAGAGGGCACCGGGAGTTGAcgagcatttttaaaggtgcaTCGGATGATACGCTGCTATTTCCGCTAGAGCTACCGCAAATCTTCGAAAGGCCGCCGTTTAATCAACCCCCCGCAACACCATCAGTGGAATCAAAACCGACATCAGAGGTTGCGAAGAAGGATTCCCTATCAG GAGAAGAAGAGCAAGTCAACCCTGACAAAACATCCCCAATCAAGGAAGATGAAAAGATTCCTCCGCCTAGGAAATCACAATTCCAGTCCGGCGATAAaccgaaaaaaaaattggttgccCAAGAGATATTACACAGGAGATCAGAGGAGCAAGGGAAGAAAGACCACCCTCGCCCGTCCGTTATCCAGAAGGCACCCGTTATCCAGAGGGCACCCGTCGTGGACGCACACAGG CTAGCCCTGGAACTGCCATATGTCGGCCCAATGCAAGAATATCCCATCGACTGCCGCGTACCAAAGAAGCCGAATAATAATGAAGGAAAACGGCCTCTATCAGCATTTAGCAAAATGGGGCGGACACGCTCCAGCCCCATGTGTGGAGGGGGCGGGGGTGGAACGCTGCACTTCGGCGGCTCAGGTGGCGGTCAGGGTCACATTGACGCGATTGGTGGCGGCGGAGGGGGTTGCGGTGGCGGCGTCATGGGCAAcggaggcggcggtggagaCATGGGCTGCGGAAATGGACGGCTAAACAACTATGGGACTTCCAGTCCACCCTCGGCCAGCCTACCACCCTTCTATGAGTCGCTCAAGAGCAACAGCTATACGATGCCAATCGAAATCGCAGGCATGAGCCAAGGCAACCCTCTCCACAATTTTGAGGAGTATCGCCCCAAGCAGTATCAgcaattgcaaaattgcacCTACGATTTAGATCCAAACGACAGTAGCCAAGAATTAGAAATAAAG GCGTCACTAGAGAGAGATCCGCTACCttcaatgaatttaatgaacataaacaattttccacgCTACATAGAAAACATGATAGATGATTATCACTTCACAGCCCACATGAACATGACCCCCTTGACGGACAAAAACATGATACAAGAGATGCAGGAGGTTGCTGATTTGCTGCTACAACGCATTCCAAACGCAGATGAGCCGTTGTCCAATGACTCAATGTCATCCATAACTTCGCCCATGGAACCAAACGTACAGCCTTACCCTGAGAACCAAGTGCTAATGCAGAAGGATCGTCTCAACAACAACGTCTTCAACAAACTCCTCAGCCAGAACTACAATCCCCCTCCAAAGGGCAGCTTAACTGAAGTGAATCAGCAGCTGGAAATTCAGGTCCAGCTGCATACCCAGCAGCAACTATCCAACGAAGGAACCAACCTGTTAGACGTGGATGGTTTCCACACCGTACTGACGCCCACGTCCCTCCCCTCGCCTGTCAATAGTCCTGAGAACCTCAGAAGCTGTCTCAACACGCCTGGGCCCTCGAGCGTCAGCAGCAGTCGGCGAGAATCAAGTGCCTCAATTTCTTCTCTTTCTGCTGGAATCCTGAAAGACGATCCAGAAGGCCTGATTGAAAGG CAGTTGGGGATTCCAATCAACACACCCCTAGAGTTCGTCAACGGCGGGCACGGAATCAAGAATCCTCTAGCCAACCACGACCGGATGACTGGCAGCAGGGGAAGCGCCACCGCGGCGCCGGCTGATGAAGAgaaaagccaatcagaggaGGGCACTTGTCGCACTTTCTCCTGCAGAGTCTGCTCCAAGAGCTTTGGTCTGCAGCGACTGCTCAACCGGCATATGAAGTGTCACAGCGACGTCAAGAGATACCTCTGCTCCTTCTGCTGCAAGGGCTTCAACGACACCTTTGACCTCAAGCGCCACACCCGCACCCACACAG GTGTACGGCCATACAAGTGCAACCTGTGCGAGAAGTCATTCACGCAAAGGTGCTCCCTAGAGTCGCACTGTTTGAAGGTTCACAACGAGCAGCACTCCTACGCCTATAAGGAGAGGCGATCAAAA ATGTACGTCTGCGAGGAGTGTGGACACACCACTGGCGAGCCTGAGGTGCACTACGTCCACCTCAAGGACCTACACCCAACCAGCCCGTCGCTGCTCAAGTTCTACGACAAACGTCACTTCAAGTTCACCAACAGCAACTTCGCCAGCATGCTGGTAATGCGATCTTAA
- the LOC135938149 gene encoding transcriptional regulator ovo-like isoform X3, translating to MPKIYNTLTSMERGHRELTSIFKGASDDTLLFPLELPQIFERPPFNQPPATPSVESKPTSEVAKKDSLSGEEEQVNPDKTSPIKEDEKIPPPRKSQFQSGDKPKKKLVAQEILHRRSEEQGKKDHPRPSVIQKAPVIQRAPVVDAHRLALELPYVGPMQEYPIDCRVPKKPNNNEGKRPLSAFSKMGRTRSSPMCGGGGGGTLHFGGSGGGQGHIDAIGGGGGGCGGGVMGNGGGGGDMGCGNGRLNNYGTSSPPSASLPPFYESLKSNSYTMPIEIAGMSQGNPLHNFEEYRPKQYQQLQNCTYDLDPNDSSQELEIKASLERDPLPSMNLMNINNFPRYIENMIDDYHFTAHMNMTPLTDKNMIQEMQEVADLLLQRIPNADEPLSNDSMSSITSPMEPNVQPYPENQVLMQKDRLNNNVFNKLLSQNYNPPPKGSLTEVNQQLEIQVQLHTQQQLSNEGTNLLDVDGFHTVLTPTSLPSPVNSPENLRSCLNTPGPSSVSSSRRESSASISSLSAGILKDDPEGLIERLGIPINTPLEFVNGGHGIKNPLANHDRMTGSRGSATAAPADEEKSQSEEGTCRTFSCRVCSKSFGLQRLLNRHMKCHSDVKRYLCSFCCKGFNDTFDLKRHTRTHTGVRPYKCNLCEKSFTQRCSLESHCLKVHNEQHSYAYKERRSKMYVCEECGHTTGEPEVHYVHLKDLHPTSPSLLKFYDKRHFKFTNSNFASMLVMRS from the exons ATgcctaaaatttacaatacGTTGACCTCTATGGAAAGAGGGCACCGGGAGTTGAcgagcatttttaaaggtgcaTCGGATGATACGCTGCTATTTCCGCTAGAGCTACCGCAAATCTTCGAAAGGCCGCCGTTTAATCAACCCCCCGCAACACCATCAGTGGAATCAAAACCGACATCAGAGGTTGCGAAGAAGGATTCCCTATCAG GAGAAGAAGAGCAAGTCAACCCTGACAAAACATCCCCAATCAAGGAAGATGAAAAGATTCCTCCGCCTAGGAAATCACAATTCCAGTCCGGCGATAAaccgaaaaaaaaattggttgccCAAGAGATATTACACAGGAGATCAGAGGAGCAAGGGAAGAAAGACCACCCTCGCCCGTCCGTTATCCAGAAGGCACCCGTTATCCAGAGGGCACCCGTCGTGGACGCACACAGG CTAGCCCTGGAACTGCCATATGTCGGCCCAATGCAAGAATATCCCATCGACTGCCGCGTACCAAAGAAGCCGAATAATAATGAAGGAAAACGGCCTCTATCAGCATTTAGCAAAATGGGGCGGACACGCTCCAGCCCCATGTGTGGAGGGGGCGGGGGTGGAACGCTGCACTTCGGCGGCTCAGGTGGCGGTCAGGGTCACATTGACGCGATTGGTGGCGGCGGAGGGGGTTGCGGTGGCGGCGTCATGGGCAAcggaggcggcggtggagaCATGGGCTGCGGAAATGGACGGCTAAACAACTATGGGACTTCCAGTCCACCCTCGGCCAGCCTACCACCCTTCTATGAGTCGCTCAAGAGCAACAGCTATACGATGCCAATCGAAATCGCAGGCATGAGCCAAGGCAACCCTCTCCACAATTTTGAGGAGTATCGCCCCAAGCAGTATCAgcaattgcaaaattgcacCTACGATTTAGATCCAAACGACAGTAGCCAAGAATTAGAAATAAAG GCGTCACTAGAGAGAGATCCGCTACCttcaatgaatttaatgaacataaacaattttccacgCTACATAGAAAACATGATAGATGATTATCACTTCACAGCCCACATGAACATGACCCCCTTGACGGACAAAAACATGATACAAGAGATGCAGGAGGTTGCTGATTTGCTGCTACAACGCATTCCAAACGCAGATGAGCCGTTGTCCAATGACTCAATGTCATCCATAACTTCGCCCATGGAACCAAACGTACAGCCTTACCCTGAGAACCAAGTGCTAATGCAGAAGGATCGTCTCAACAACAACGTCTTCAACAAACTCCTCAGCCAGAACTACAATCCCCCTCCAAAGGGCAGCTTAACTGAAGTGAATCAGCAGCTGGAAATTCAGGTCCAGCTGCATACCCAGCAGCAACTATCCAACGAAGGAACCAACCTGTTAGACGTGGATGGTTTCCACACCGTACTGACGCCCACGTCCCTCCCCTCGCCTGTCAATAGTCCTGAGAACCTCAGAAGCTGTCTCAACACGCCTGGGCCCTCGAGCGTCAGCAGCAGTCGGCGAGAATCAAGTGCCTCAATTTCTTCTCTTTCTGCTGGAATCCTGAAAGACGATCCAGAAGGCCTGATTGAAAGG TTGGGGATTCCAATCAACACACCCCTAGAGTTCGTCAACGGCGGGCACGGAATCAAGAATCCTCTAGCCAACCACGACCGGATGACTGGCAGCAGGGGAAGCGCCACCGCGGCGCCGGCTGATGAAGAgaaaagccaatcagaggaGGGCACTTGTCGCACTTTCTCCTGCAGAGTCTGCTCCAAGAGCTTTGGTCTGCAGCGACTGCTCAACCGGCATATGAAGTGTCACAGCGACGTCAAGAGATACCTCTGCTCCTTCTGCTGCAAGGGCTTCAACGACACCTTTGACCTCAAGCGCCACACCCGCACCCACACAG GTGTACGGCCATACAAGTGCAACCTGTGCGAGAAGTCATTCACGCAAAGGTGCTCCCTAGAGTCGCACTGTTTGAAGGTTCACAACGAGCAGCACTCCTACGCCTATAAGGAGAGGCGATCAAAA ATGTACGTCTGCGAGGAGTGTGGACACACCACTGGCGAGCCTGAGGTGCACTACGTCCACCTCAAGGACCTACACCCAACCAGCCCGTCGCTGCTCAAGTTCTACGACAAACGTCACTTCAAGTTCACCAACAGCAACTTCGCCAGCATGCTGGTAATGCGATCTTAA